A window of Kribbella voronezhensis genomic DNA:
CGAGGCTGGAGTACCAGGCGTTGTGGCGTTCCAGCTTCTCGATCGGCAGACACTGGCCTCGGAACACGTAGTACGTCGAGGCCTTGGTCGGTGTCGAGCCATCCGGCTCACACAGCGGTACGGCGTACGTGTCGGTGATGTCCTGGCCGGCCGAGGTGGCGCTCCAGGAGTAGTCGGCGCCGTGGCCGATCAGCGTGTAGAAGTTCAGGCCGGCGAAGGCGATGCCGCGGGAGCTGACGCCTGGTCCCTGGAGTTCCTGGCGGAGCAGGAGTTGCGGCGCGAAGTACCCGGTCTGGGGTCCGTAGACGGCGACCGGGTTGCCGCTCTCGGTGTACCGGCCGGAGACCATCAGGGCGTTCGACATTCCCTTGGGACCGAAGCCTTCCGGGAAGACGCCGCCGTTGAAGATGCCGTGCAGCGATTCCTTGCTCTGCGTCTTGTTCGGCGGCTTGATCCCGGTGCTGCTCTTCGGTGCGACCGTCGCGGTGGTCGCCGAGCCGGTCTGGTCGACGACCTCCGGCTCGGGCGTCACCGAACCGCGGTCCGGCATCGCGCGACCGGCCGGGTTCGCACTGGTCGTGCCGTACGGGAAGGTGGTTCCGTTGTGCACGGTCGTCGGCGCCTCGGGATCGTTCTGCGAGCGGAACGACTCCCAGACCTTGGTGCCCTGCGCCACGCCGTACTTCGCCTGTGCCTCCAGCAACGCGAGTGCGGAGGCCATCTCGCCGCCACCACCGGTGCCGAAGATGCCGGCCACCACCGCGGCCGTGGCGACCACGTCGGTCACCTTCCACGGCTGCGGCGTCGGCAGACCCAGGGCGACGTACTCGCCGGGGTACGCGATGCCGACCGTGTTGATGTAGTAGTTGACGCCGTCGACCCAGGCCTGGATGTCCTTCTGCATCTTGAGACCGTCGGCACCGTAGAGCTCGTCGGCATTGTCGAACTGCCGCTGCAGATCCGCCTCGGTGTACGGCGCGGTCCGCCAGAACTCCTGCTCGAACGCGCGGTTGGCCGCCGCACCACCGGCGAACGGCGTCAGCTGGCCGCGACCGAGATGCCGGAAGACGTCCATCACGAACAACCGGTCCTGGGCGCCGGCGTAGCCCGCGCCGAACATGGTGCCCTCGCGGGTGGTCCCGGTGATGTGCGGGATGCCGCGCGACTTGTCCCGAACGATCGTCACGTCGGGCCGCGGGCTGTAGGTGCTCGCGACATCGCCCGGCTTCACCCCGAACGACGAGTCGTCGTAGTACGGGTCGAGGCCGTCGTCGGTCATGCCCTGGGAGTTCCACACCAGCCGCTCGTACGGCTTGACGGTGTCACTGAAGTGCGGCGGACGAGTCCCGAATCCCTTGAAAAGAAGGAGATCCGTGAAGGTGGCGTTGCCGTTCTGGCCCGGCGGCAGAATGTCCGCGCACTGTCCGACGCAGTAGTCGGTGGGTGCCGCGGCTTGGGTCGCCAACGGTTCGGCTTGGCTGGGCGTTGACAGTGCGAGGGCCAGCAGCGCGCCGACGGCCAGCGCGGCGGTCGTCGTACGGGCTCTCGTCCTGCGGGTGGTGTGACCACGGAATGCTGGGCGGCGCGGTCGCGTCACGGGGTCCTCCCTGGGGGATCGTCGAAAGGAGACGGCAGGGAACGTCTGGACCGACTGTGACTCACCAGTAGCATCAGGTCAAGAGTCTTGGACGCTTGACCTGGAAGACGTAGTGTGATGCCAGAGTCGGCACACCTGAGGTGTCAGCTGTCGAGGGGAGTCGGATGGCGCGGGTAGCGGCCGAGGTGCGGCGAGCGGAGCTGGTGCAGGCCGCCATCCGGGTCGCCACCCGGGAGGGCCTGGCCGCGACCACCACTCGGCGGATCGCGCAGGAGCTGGACATCTCGGTCGGCATCGTGCACTACTGCTTCCGGTCCAAGGAAGAACTGCTGCACGAGGTGATCCGGGTGATCACCGAAGCCCAGATCGTCGCCGCGCGGGAAGCGATCGTGCCTGGCGCCGATCTCGCGTCGAGTGTGCGGAACGCGTTCCTCGGCTTCTGGCAGCTGGTCGAGGCGACGCCGGAGGCGCAGTTGCTGACGTACGAGCTGACCAGCTGGGCCTTGCGGAACGCCGAGACCGAACCACTCGCCCGGGAGCAGCGAGCGAGTCAGCTGGCCGGGATCGTCGAGATCCTCGCCGAGGTGTCGAGCGCAACCGGTGTCCAGTGGTCCCTGCCGACCGAGCAGCTGGCCCGGATGACGCTGGCGATCACCGACGGCGTGACGCTGGGCTGGCTGGTCGACCGGGACACGAAGTCCGCAGTACAGGCGCTGGAGGCGTTCGCCGATCAATTGCTTGCTTCGGCACTCTGAACCGTCCTTGAACTGACCGGGCGACACGAGTTTGATCAGATCTCTCGCCAGCGTCCGCTATCCGGGTCTAGGGTGATTTCCACCATGGGCGCTCGCGAGAGATATGGGCTGACTGAGGTCGTCAACGCGCACGGTACGTTCACGCCTCTGGGCGTGTCGCGGAGTTCGGCGGGCGTGGCCGCCGCGGTCGCGGAGGCGCTGCCCGAGTTCTTCGTGATGAACGAGCTGG
This region includes:
- a CDS encoding TetR/AcrR family transcriptional regulator yields the protein MARVAAEVRRAELVQAAIRVATREGLAATTTRRIAQELDISVGIVHYCFRSKEELLHEVIRVITEAQIVAAREAIVPGADLASSVRNAFLGFWQLVEATPEAQLLTYELTSWALRNAETEPLAREQRASQLAGIVEILAEVSSATGVQWSLPTEQLARMTLAITDGVTLGWLVDRDTKSAVQALEAFADQLLASAL